Proteins from one Aureimonas sp. SA4125 genomic window:
- a CDS encoding IS256 family transposase, producing the protein MTEDRLPLAELLAKAGDGDFLRTIAESVMQLLMEADVEGMIGAGRHERTLERATYRNGYRDRSFDTRLGSLQLRIPKLRQGSYFPPFLEPRKLSEKALVAVIQEAWISGVSTRRVDDLVQAMGLSGIGKSTVSKLCKDIDDRVGGFLDRPLTGDWPYLWLDATYLKQREGGRIVSVAAIIAVAVNTDGKREIVGLHIGPSEAETFWSTFLKSLVRRGLSGVKLVISDAHEGLKAAIRRVFSASWQRCRVHWMRNALSYVPKAQQSMAAAALRQAFIQPDRAGAAQALRHVADQLRGKCPKLGSFIDDSETDVLAHLDFPGQHRTRIHSTNSLERLNKEVKRRADVVGIFPNEGSIIRLIGAVLLEANDEWQTQNRYMQTEPMAELMSNSTKPETVRISTAAA; encoded by the coding sequence ATGACCGAGGACAGATTACCGCTTGCCGAGCTTCTGGCAAAAGCCGGAGACGGCGATTTCCTGAGGACGATAGCCGAGAGCGTGATGCAGCTTCTCATGGAGGCCGACGTGGAGGGCATGATCGGCGCCGGGCGCCATGAACGCACCCTGGAACGGGCGACCTATCGCAACGGCTACCGGGACCGCTCGTTCGATACCCGGCTTGGCTCCTTGCAGCTTCGCATCCCCAAGCTTCGACAAGGCAGCTACTTTCCGCCGTTCCTGGAACCGAGAAAGCTCTCGGAGAAGGCGCTTGTCGCGGTCATCCAGGAGGCCTGGATCAGCGGCGTGTCCACGCGTCGCGTCGACGATCTGGTGCAGGCCATGGGACTGTCGGGGATCGGCAAGAGCACGGTGTCGAAGCTGTGCAAAGATATCGACGACCGCGTCGGCGGCTTTCTCGATCGCCCGCTCACCGGCGACTGGCCCTATCTCTGGCTCGACGCGACCTACCTGAAGCAGCGCGAAGGCGGCCGTATCGTCTCGGTGGCGGCAATAATCGCTGTCGCCGTCAACACCGACGGCAAGCGCGAGATCGTCGGCCTTCACATCGGGCCCTCGGAAGCGGAGACCTTCTGGTCGACCTTCCTCAAGAGCCTCGTGCGCCGCGGCCTTTCCGGCGTGAAGCTCGTGATATCGGATGCCCATGAAGGGCTGAAGGCCGCCATCCGCCGGGTGTTCAGCGCCTCCTGGCAGCGCTGCCGCGTCCACTGGATGCGCAACGCCCTGTCCTATGTCCCGAAGGCGCAGCAAAGCATGGCGGCTGCGGCCCTGCGCCAGGCCTTCATCCAACCCGATCGCGCCGGCGCGGCCCAGGCGCTGCGCCACGTCGCCGACCAGCTCCGGGGAAAGTGTCCCAAGCTCGGCAGCTTCATCGACGACAGCGAGACCGACGTGCTGGCGCATCTGGACTTTCCCGGTCAGCATCGGACCCGGATCCATTCGACCAATTCCCTGGAGCGCCTGAACAAGGAGGTGAAGCGGCGCGCCGATGTCGTCGGCATCTTCCCGAACGAGGGCTCCATCATCCGCCTCATCGGCGCCGTCCTCCTCGAGGCCAACGACGAATGGCAGACGCAAAACCGCTACATGCAGACCGAACCCATGGCCGAACTCATGTCCAACAGCACCAAGCCCGAAACCGTACGTATTTCCACCGCAGCCGCCTGA
- a CDS encoding zinc-binding dehydrogenase — translation MKTEAALLVATGQPLVVVEIETPPLKAGQVLVEIAFSGACGTQLMEVAGDKGEDKWCPHCLGHEATGTVIEIGSAVTKVKVGDDVVLSWIKGTGIEAGGAVYDWDGQKVNAGGVTTFQRHAVVSENRLTLVPAGLPLDVAVLLGCAAPTGMGAVFNVLKVAAGDSVAVFGTGGIGLNAVMAAAIAGASPVIAVDLKASRRDLAKAFGATHVIDPAEGDVAAQIKAIVPNGVDLAVEATGVPAVMATAVGVTRQQGGKAVVIGNAKHGSSLEISPGVFNQGKSLMGTWGGDSMPDRDYGRFGRLIAESPYPVRDLLSAPYSLEQINEALADLRSGKIGRPLIDMKKR, via the coding sequence ATGAAGACCGAAGCCGCCCTCCTCGTCGCCACGGGCCAGCCGCTCGTCGTCGTCGAAATCGAGACGCCGCCGCTGAAGGCCGGCCAGGTCCTGGTAGAGATTGCGTTTTCAGGCGCCTGCGGCACTCAGCTGATGGAAGTTGCCGGCGACAAGGGCGAGGACAAGTGGTGTCCACATTGCCTCGGCCATGAGGCAACCGGCACGGTCATCGAGATCGGCTCGGCCGTCACCAAGGTGAAGGTCGGCGACGACGTCGTCCTGTCCTGGATCAAGGGCACCGGCATCGAGGCCGGCGGCGCCGTCTACGACTGGGATGGCCAGAAGGTCAACGCCGGCGGCGTCACAACCTTCCAGCGCCACGCCGTCGTCAGCGAGAACCGCCTGACCCTGGTGCCGGCCGGTCTGCCACTCGACGTCGCGGTGCTCCTTGGCTGCGCCGCGCCGACCGGCATGGGCGCGGTCTTCAACGTGCTGAAGGTCGCGGCCGGCGACAGCGTTGCGGTGTTCGGCACCGGCGGCATCGGCCTCAACGCGGTTATGGCGGCCGCCATCGCCGGCGCCAGCCCGGTCATCGCCGTTGATCTCAAGGCCTCGCGCCGCGACCTCGCCAAGGCCTTCGGCGCAACGCATGTGATCGACCCGGCCGAGGGCGACGTCGCCGCGCAGATCAAGGCAATCGTGCCGAACGGTGTCGACCTTGCCGTCGAGGCGACGGGCGTGCCCGCCGTCATGGCCACCGCTGTCGGCGTCACCCGTCAGCAGGGCGGCAAGGCCGTCGTCATCGGAAATGCCAAGCACGGCTCAAGCCTCGAGATCAGCCCGGGCGTGTTCAACCAAGGCAAGAGCCTGATGGGCACCTGGGGCGGCGACAGCATGCCAGACCGCGACTACGGCCGCTTCGGCCGCCTGATCGCCGAAAGCCCCTACCCCGTGCGCGACCTCCTGTCGGCACCCTACAGCCTCGAACAGATCAACGAGGCCCTTGCCGATCTTCGTTCCGGCAAGATCGGCCGGCCGCTGATCGACATGAAAAAGCGGTAG
- a CDS encoding transketolase C-terminal domain-containing protein — translation MRNAFADELTKIGMEDERLVMLSGDIGNRLFDKFRAARPNSFFNCGVAEQNMTGVAAGLAMSGLRPVTYTITPFVTTRCLEQIRTDVCYHDLPVTIVAVGAGLSYAGLGPTHHACEDVAFLRALPNMNVICPGDQWEVRAALRAVMKQDKPSYIRMGKKGEPVVHKGPIADFQIGRAITMAEGDEVCLLSTGNMLPEAIKAGRILSEQGYSTRVVSFHTVKPLDEACLSEALAKFKLVATIEEHSLIGGFGSAVAEWAVDKGEDTRKLMRFATPDAFFKKSGEQEYAREQLGLTGHQMAHAIAECLDRH, via the coding sequence ATGAGAAACGCTTTCGCGGACGAACTGACGAAGATCGGCATGGAGGACGAGCGCCTCGTTATGCTCTCGGGTGACATCGGCAACCGGCTGTTCGACAAGTTCCGGGCGGCCCGGCCGAACAGCTTCTTCAACTGCGGCGTCGCTGAGCAGAACATGACCGGCGTTGCGGCGGGCTTGGCCATGTCGGGCTTGCGCCCGGTCACTTACACGATCACCCCGTTTGTGACGACGCGGTGCCTCGAGCAGATCCGCACCGACGTCTGCTATCACGACCTGCCGGTGACGATCGTCGCCGTTGGCGCCGGCCTGTCCTATGCGGGCCTTGGCCCGACGCACCACGCCTGCGAGGACGTCGCCTTCCTGCGGGCGCTGCCGAACATGAACGTCATCTGCCCCGGCGACCAGTGGGAAGTCCGTGCCGCGCTGCGCGCCGTGATGAAACAGGACAAGCCGTCCTACATCCGCATGGGCAAGAAGGGCGAGCCTGTCGTGCACAAGGGCCCGATCGCAGACTTCCAGATCGGCCGCGCCATTACGATGGCCGAAGGCGACGAGGTCTGCCTGCTGTCGACCGGCAACATGCTGCCCGAGGCCATCAAGGCCGGGCGAATCCTGTCCGAACAGGGCTATTCGACCCGCGTCGTCAGCTTCCACACCGTGAAGCCGCTGGACGAGGCCTGCCTTAGCGAGGCCCTTGCGAAGTTTAAGCTCGTCGCCACGATCGAAGAACACAGCCTGATCGGCGGCTTCGGTTCGGCTGTCGCCGAATGGGCCGTCGACAAGGGCGAGGACACCCGCAAGCTCATGCGCTTCGCGACGCCCGACGCCTTCTTCAAGAAGTCCGGCGAGCAGGAATATGCCCGCGAGCAGCTCGGCCTCACCGGCCACCAGATGGCGCATGCCATCGCCGAATGCCTCGACAGGCACTGA
- a CDS encoding transketolase, which produces MNAFTKIDDAAGLARQAAELRGKVITMCHAAQSAHLASCLSCLDIMTAAYWSVLNVDPANPTDPRRDRFILSKGHAAMALYATLATRGYFPEEWLKTYHQDGGKLAEHPPANILPGVEAATGSLGHGLPIGVGMALAARVKDEPMYRVYALLSDGECNEGSVWEAAMFAAGQNLDNLCVIVDYNKWQATARSNETLALSPLRDKWESFGWDAHEIDGHDIGLLAELMAKMPNGSGKPVALIANTVKGKGVSFMEDDNNWHYRAPTADEVEKAFKELGLK; this is translated from the coding sequence ATGAACGCATTCACGAAAATCGACGATGCCGCGGGCCTGGCACGCCAGGCGGCAGAGTTGCGCGGCAAGGTCATCACCATGTGCCACGCGGCGCAGTCGGCGCATCTGGCGTCCTGCCTGTCCTGCCTCGACATCATGACGGCGGCCTATTGGTCGGTGCTGAACGTCGACCCGGCCAACCCGACGGATCCCCGGCGTGACCGCTTCATCCTGTCGAAGGGTCATGCGGCTATGGCGCTCTACGCCACGCTCGCCACCCGCGGCTACTTTCCCGAGGAATGGCTGAAGACCTACCACCAGGACGGCGGCAAGCTTGCCGAACATCCACCGGCGAACATCCTGCCGGGCGTCGAGGCCGCCACCGGTTCGCTCGGCCACGGGCTGCCGATCGGCGTCGGCATGGCGCTTGCCGCCCGCGTCAAGGACGAGCCGATGTACCGCGTCTACGCGCTGCTTTCGGACGGCGAGTGCAACGAGGGTTCGGTCTGGGAAGCGGCGATGTTTGCCGCCGGGCAGAATCTCGACAATCTCTGCGTTATCGTCGACTACAACAAGTGGCAGGCGACCGCCCGCTCGAACGAGACGCTGGCTTTGTCGCCGCTGCGCGACAAGTGGGAAAGCTTCGGCTGGGATGCCCACGAGATCGACGGCCATGACATCGGGCTGCTGGCCGAGCTGATGGCGAAGATGCCGAACGGCTCGGGCAAGCCCGTCGCCCTCATCGCCAACACCGTCAAAGGCAAGGGCGTCTCCTTCATGGAAGACGACAACAACTGGCATTACCGCGCGCCGACCGCTGATGAGGTCGAGAAGGCTTTCAAGGAGCTCGGCCTGAAATGA